The Cygnus atratus isolate AKBS03 ecotype Queensland, Australia chromosome 17, CAtr_DNAZoo_HiC_assembly, whole genome shotgun sequence sequence AGCGAAGTCGATTTGAATCGCGggttttcttcccccttcttctTCGTTTATTTCATGACATCGACAAATATCCAGGCAGGCGgataaaaacaggagaaaataggGGTAAAACCGGCAGGAAAAGGCTCGGGGAAGGCGCTGCGAAGCCTGTTCTCTCCCAGCGCCTCTGGGCTGGCCCTGCTGTTTGTCTAGGTGGGTCTTATCAACTcgggttgtttgttttaaaacttcgttttaaaacaagaaacacCGGAACTGGAGCTAATGGGGGCTTttacacctttaaaaataataataacagagGAAGCCATTGGAAACGTCCTCCAGAGTTACGGAGCGTTACGGAGAAGGAGACCCCGCTCCCCGTCCCCGGTGctgccggcggggccgggccggggatGCCACGGCCGcgggggaaggcaggggaaggcagcctCTCCTCGGCGGCAGAGAGCAGTACGCAACCAAAAAGGTCCCGGGGAGGTGCGCAGCAGCCCGGCCGTGCGCCCCAAGAGAGAGCCGGGGGGGACTCCTGGTACCCGCTTTTGATCGGATTGCTTTTGCGGGCGGCGACTTCAGTTTGGTTTTTCAACGACTGCAACCCCCTTTCCCGAAATACCGCCCGCCGCTGCTCGCTTTGTTTCCTACTCGGGAAAATCCTCACGGAACCAAACGGAAGCCGCAGCCAGCGCCGAAGCTGGGGCGCATCTTCGGCATGTCCCGGTGGGGAGCTGTgcgcccagcccggccccgttccccccgcagcccctcggggGAACCGTGCCCTCCCTGAGTCCGGGAGccgcggccccagcccggccacctccccggggggctgcgcGGAGCAGAgcggggacagccccggggccgccctgCCCAGCGCCCGGCTCCTTCCCGCTCCGCTCCTGCTGCGGAGCTGCAGGGACCGGGAGGGGGCTCGCTGGGAGATGCCAGTTGCCCTCCCAGTTCCTACCAGCCTGGGGCCTTCGTTTGCCCCTCCGGGCTGGGGGAGGTTTTGCTCTGGCTGTAGGGGCTGCGCTGCTCTTGTGGCTGCTGCTCTAAAACTGCGCCAATTTTGGAGGGGCAGAAACAGGAGTTTGGTTCCCTGCAGTCGCCCGCAGAAGGGCCCGGCCATGCCAGCCCAGGGCCCTAACCTGGCTCAGGTGTGGATCCAGGCTAGGGGCAACGCCTCGCATCAGCCTCAGTTCGGATCAGctggaaaaagggggaaaatccAGAAATCCATTATGACcctgctctcctttccccagACGTGGGGCTCCCaaagccagccccagcacccccatgCTGCCCACTTTGGGGCTCCCTGTGGCCCCTCAGCTTGGCTCAGCTcagctctcccttctctctgctctgcgGCAGGCGCATGTTCCCCACCTTCCAGGTGAAGATATTTGGCATGGACCCCATGGCTGACTACATGCTCCTCATGGATTTTGTCCCCGTGGATGACAAGCGATACCGGCAAGTACcccgctgctgcctgctgggacaAGTTTTGGGTCGGGAACCCCCCCCTACCCTCCTGGGCTTGTGCACAGCGACTGCAGCACCCAGACACAAGCAGGGCAGCCGAAAGCATAGGGCTCAGTGCTGTCCTGCCCAGGACAgcctccccaccctgctgctccccagctgccccgAGCAAAAATCCCCCCAAGGCTCCTCAAGCACCCCACCGGGCTGCTTGTGCCCGCCAAGGAGCTCGCCCACCGGGTGCTGGGGTGAAGAGAGCAGGTTTTGTTTGCAGGGAAGGCACTGGCTGTCCGAGCCACAAAACCCTCCCCTTGTTTCCAGCAGCAGTGTAGGAAGGCCTCAGAAATGAGCGAGTTGCAAGGCAGAGATGCGGTCTGATTTGCAACCCCTTTAATTTTAAGACAGTGAAAGGCGCATTATGTATTTAGCTTCAGATCAGGACTCCGAGCAGGCAGCGCGCGTAGGAATCGCAGGTCCgatatataaatatttagacAGATATCCAAATTCTCAGGGCGTCCTAGAAATGTTTGCTTGTCAAGGGAAGTGGGATATATAACATCCAATTGAGtatatctttaaaaagtaatgtttctGCTCGAGTCCAATGGTGTCTAATTCCCCCTGTGCAAACACTGGCTTTTAAAGTAAACACGTGTATAGAAGATtggtttctctgttttaaatgttactgtTGAATACGGACTTTGAAAGAATGAAACAAGGTTGCTAAACTCTGGACCTGCTATTAATCTACACATAAATTTCCACTCTTCGCTTAGAGCCAGAGCATTACTGTATAGAGAGCtccctttcacttttttttagaGGAAGGGGGAGCTTTTGTGGCTTCTCTCCCAAATCTGTACAGGTAGCTATAAATTTCCTGCGTCCTGCAGATTTCTCTCCCGCCGGCTCCATCTCCGTAAAAATTTCTCCCCCTGCAACCCAGCCGGCTGTCGGGagcctcttcctcttcttcccgGGACCAGGGGCTCCCTCCCGGGATGGGCTCCTCGGGGGTCCCCAAGTGCTGCAGCCccgtggggggggggccgggagcaCCGCGGGCCGTGGCTGACGGTGCCCCCCTTGCTGGCAGGTACGCGTtccacagctcctcctggctggTGGCCGGCAAAGCCGACCCCGCCACCCCCGGCAGGGTGCACTACCACCCGGACTCCCCGGCCAAAGGGGCGCAGTGGATGAAGCAGATCGTTTCCTTCGATAAGCTCAAACTGACCAACAACTTGCTGGACGACAACGGGCATGTAAGTGTTCCCGAGGGGAGGCGACgagccccgggggctccccgcaCCCTGGTTCCCGGGGGGCCGCTGCCTGCACCCCGGTGTCCCCGCGGGGCTCAGCGCCCTGCCCCGGGCAGGGGGGACCGAGGGCTGCGCTCTCCTCTCTCGAAGCTCCGCCTGGATCAGTTATTGTCTCCTTGCTCGTTTTATCATTCAGATCATTTTGAACTCCATGCACAGATACCAGCCGCGTTTTCACGTGGTCTACGTGGACCCCCGGAAAGACAGCGAGAAATACGCGGAGGAGAACTTCAAAACCTTCGTCTTCGAGGAGACGCGCTTCACGGCCGTGACCGCCTACCAGAACCACCGGGTGAGGCGGCAGCGGGACCGGGGCGCCGGTGGGGAGCCCCAGAAGCGCAGGCGGGGGCGCTCGGGGCCGGGGCAGTGCCGGGAGCCTGGCAGGGGCTGCGCCCCGAAGCAGCGCTGGCCCCATCGCCAGCTTCCCTGGCCCGGGGGCAGCTTCCTGCGGCTGTAAACCCGAGAGCCGGGCTCGATGGGAAACTGGAGGCTCCCCGCTGAGGGATGTCACTCACAATTTGGCTAAATCTGTGATTTTGCTTCTCCGGGCTCGGTCTGTTCGCGCTCAGAatacaatatatttaaaaccGAACCAACTCGCCCCCTAAACTGATGCGGATTTCTGGGCAGCGCTTAATCCAATTGCTCCTCTAAATTGCAGCGTAAGGAGCAGGAATGCTGGCTGCAATCACAAGCACGGTTTGCGAGCGGAGGCATTTCAGCAGTGACCCGGCTCTGCGCTGATGCCAcaggggctgtccccagggctgtccccgagcagccggggccgggccaCGCTGTCCTGCCGCTCCGGGCATGCCGGGGACCCTGTGGGATGCTGCGGCGAGGCCGGAGCAAGGCTGTGCCTTTAAGGGGCTCCGGAGTCCCTCCCCGGCTGGCATTTGCCTGATGGCTCCGGACAgctgctctttctctcctgctttctaTCAGTTTGACCTCTAAGGCTGGAACTGTCACGGAGGGGcttaaagtttgtttttcaacCCATTCCGGAAACTCACAATCACATACTTTATCCGTGGATTTGcttaaatatagaaaatgtcCTGCCTTCTCCCCGgtgaattaaataaatacataagtaTGATTTATCCAGTGATTTGTCTTAGCTGCTCCGATGGTGACCCATATAATGTGGCATTCTCTTACAAGTGCATTTACACAGCTTTTGCAGCCGCCTCTCCCTTCGCCTTGAACTCATATTAGGTAGCGTCCTGTCCCGCGTTTTCCAATGGGGAACGCACGTGTTTGCGCTCTGTGGCAGGGAGCGCCCAGGCTCCATTATACCAGGCACCACAggctcctggagctgctcagAGACACGCTCGCTAAGGGAGGTGCCCCATGTGCCACTTTGAGACATTTCCCATCTTCTCCTTATAGATCACGCAGCTGAAGATCGCCAGCAACCCTTTTGCCAAGGGATTCAGAGACTGCGACCCTGAGGACTGGTAAGGCACACAGCCTTTGATGTGTCTTTGATTACTGCTAGCCCCCCTCTCACCGAGTGTAGCGTGCACCTGCCCAGTGCACCTTTGCACAAGACTTTTCATGGTGTTTGGGTGCCACTGGGTCAGCTCTGTTTGCTGGCAGCAAGGCTCTAGGCATTCACTTGGCAGGACCACTGCCTCTGTATTACTTCTCCCCTCCTTCTTCCAGGCCCAGGAATCACAGACCGGGGGCCCTTCCTCTCATGAGTGCTTTTGCCAGATCACGGAACCCAGTGTCCTCTCCTGCGCACCAAAATGGCACAGAGAAAGGTGAGCACTCTCCATGGCCGGGCCGACACGTGTGCTCGGGGCCAGCCTCGCTTGCCATGCTGGtgtgcagctgcctgcagcaggcatgGCTCCCTTGCTCACGAGATTTGTGCTACCATGTATTTTTTAGACAAAGCCAGCCACCTTTTTAGCCTAGCTCCCCCTTCTTAGGTGTAAAGCTGTTGTGCTTAAGCAGCTTTGCTGGTTTAGAGAACAgcagccttttatttatttaatgagtCCCACCTGGGGCTCCtgggctgccagccctgcttctCATGGGGCCCGTGTCCTCTCGGCACACCCCAGCAGCGTGTCGGGGAGCTGCCGTCGGGTCAcccagctccccctgcccaccGCCCCCCTCCCATTACACAAACAGCCAAGCCAAGCGCAGgcccctctcccacccccctGCCGCAGACACCAAGGGACGCCTCTATTTATTCAGCGTTGCACAACCGCGGCGATGCCAGGCGTGTCGCGGCCCGCCAGCCGCCGCAGCTCCCTTTGTGGCGGCCGGGAGGTCCCGTCCCACCctgcgggggccggggccggccgggaCGGGGGTGGTACGGGGGGGATCTGCTACCTCCGTGCTGACACTCTCCGTGCGTGCCGCCCGCAGACGCAGCCGACGCCCGCCGCGACTACGAGCGGGAGGCGGCCGCCGGGGCCCCGCTGCACGCCGAGGCCGcgcaccagcagctcctggcgCGGGTGCTGagcccggcgctgcccggcggAGGAGCagcgggaggaggcggcggcggcggcagcctGGTGCCCctggggggcggcggcgggcggcccaGCCCGCCCCACCACGACGTGCGCCTGGAGCCCGGCGAggcgctgcagcagcacccctACAAGTACCCGCCGGCCGCCTACGAGCACTACCTGGGGGCCAAGAGCCGGCCCGCCCCCTACCCGCTGCCCGCCATCCGCGGCCACGGCTACCCGCACCCGCACCACccgcaccaccaccaccaccaccccgtCAGCGCCGCCAACGTGTAcccgccgcccgccggccccgccgcatACGACTACGGGCCCCGGTAACGCCgcccgctgccccctcccccggccccgcgtgCCGCGACCGTTAAACGGCCGCTCGCCTCAGCCGCCTGCTTCCCGCCTTTCGCTCTCGGCCCGCCCTACGCGGGAGCTGATAGGTCGGCTCGGGTGATTGACAAGCGGCGGGGCCAGTGGTGGGGCGGCGCTGCGTCCGCTCCGCCGTGAGGGGCCGGGCTGTGAGGGCCGGGgggtcgccgccgccgccgccgccgggcgctAAGCGGAGTCTCCGGGCAttgtccccccccctcccctctcagAGGCTGAGCTCCCGGGAAGAGGGCAGGAGGCCGGGGGAGCGGCGAGGTGCCGTGCCCGAGGCCCCGCCGGGCGCCCGGCCCCGAGGACGGCGTGAGGCtggccggggcggcggcgggccctGGGAAGGGGCCTCGCCTGCGCGAACTGCCGTCAGCCACCCCGGGATCCTCGGGCTCGCTCGGGGCTCGCTCAGGGGGCTCTTGGAGGAGCCTGTCAAAGGACACAGTTTAATCTAAGGGAACACTTTGAATCGTCACTGTAAGAACTACACCTAGCCCGGCCCTGCCTCCGCCCGGGAGCGCTGGGCCTCACCCGGCAGTTCAACCACCACAGCGCTCTGTGGAGCTGTTGAGAGGAGGCCATGGCCATGAAGCACAGCCACACGCAGCTCCCCGCTCTCACAGCAACTCGTACCAAGATGTAAAAACTagcctgggggtggtggtgggggatCCCCGCGGTGTGTTCTCAGCAATAGTTGGTGAACTGGCTGCTTCCAGAGGCAGCCTTACAATACTGCCTTCCTACATCCTTCACTGAGCTCCTTATGCTCTCCCACTGAGAGGTGCCTTTTAGAGGAACTGGGGAGTTTTTCCCCAGCATGCCTCACTCCTTATATTTGGTTGACCCAAACTGCAGTAGTCCCAAAGCACCTATTCTGCATCTACCTGCTTGCTGCATCTTTCCTCTTAAAGCTGGTAAGTACTTTTTGCTTAACTATCTCCTTCGGTAGTCTTTCCTTGCACGTTGGAAAGATGGGCCTGTTCATCATGGTTTACTGCAGTGATGCGTTTTGAGCAGTTGGCTTGTGTTTTTTGTCAACTGCTCATCGAATGTCAGACATTTTGTATTCAGAGAAGGTATTGAACAGCTCCTCAGCTGTGTTGGTATACAGTATTATAAACACTTTCACAATTCTTCcacatgattctatgaaaagaagaggggatatttttcttattgtaaGTCCTCTATTCGTCCATATTTGTGCATTTTCACTACAAACTCTGCAACTGTTTATtgatatcttttaaaatataatccCTTGCACAGGTGGCAGTGTTAATAGTAATGTTTATTCCGTCTCGCAGTGGGCATTGGGcttccaaaatgttttggaagGATTTAAGAAGGGATGCAGGataacatgaatattttatgtgtattttttttcctgttataaaaaatatatctggatCCATGAAAAAGACTTGTgcaagaaatatgtattttatttgacatTTGCAGTGAATTGTGAGATTCATAGTGTCTGACTAAACCACAATTAATGTTCTCAGAAAGGTTGATGTAAAATAGCCTTGTGCTTATTATTGGTCAGTGGGAAAAGGCTCTCTGATGTGCTCTGTTGCTTTGCCActgttatttcagaattttcagtTATGATTTGTTATGTGTAAACGGATTAGTGCCAAAGCTTTGGTCAAACGTTTAATGAAGttgttatatttattatttctttcaaagattatacaaatgctttttttcttgttagttCCAGAGTAGGGAAAAAGTGAAGACAACCAAAGAATCATAGCTGCAAACAGTGTAGATAATTGTAGATATTTGTAGATATATGTAGATAATCTTATTACGTTTAAATTGAAAAGACGTTGGACAGTGACATTTAtaaatgcttttcctcttctttccttctgcctttttatGTTTGGTTACTTGTGTCTGTTGGTCAGTTTGCTCTGAAGTCTAAACCTCCCCTACAAAATGAGGCCATTTAAATAAGGAGGGATGCTAAACTGGAGTTTGAGGAGTTGTTTACCCTGAGCAAACAGTGAATCTTCCCAGCGAttgctccctcccttctctccccctgGCTGCTGGTGATCTGTCATTCTGCAACAACGTGCAGGGTTGGGGGCTCAAGTTGGAATGGATATAGTACGCTTCTATTTGTGTTTGTTAgcacttgttttctttaaacatacATAGAGTGCAGCGAGAAGTGCCACTGGCTCTCAGTACACACCTTTTCAAATCTATTTCCCTGCAAGAGCTGAGAGGACTGAATGACCCAAGACACCAGGACTAAACTGTGCTCGTGCAGAAAGTGGTGCAAGGTCCCTGCCATGGCTGTAGGAAACATAACtgctttagaagaaaagaaaatcacagaacttCTACCTATGGCTGTGGGTTCACTACCCTACCCTCTAGGCTAGAAGAACCACTACAGGGAGTCCTGTCCTGAATGGGAAGGAGAGAACGTGCAACTGTGTCAAGACTCACAGTTTTAACTGTGAAAATGGTATTTCTACCCCTGTTTTTCAGCCATCAGCTGGCACGGTGCTTGCCCGATTACACTTGTTAGCAGTCCTTTTTATAACATGTTTTAGTTCCAAAAGCAAGCTACCTGAGGGCTTTGACTAGCATTTTGTCCTTTCTACACCTATCTCACTGTATGGGAGTGTTCCAGAGATGGGAAACTTGcaggattatttttctgtcacaacaaaaaaatcacaacaaacacaaaaaagctCATAACACTGCACATTGGGCAGTAGAAGTCTTACgaaaatcacagaaaagctgtaatGCTTTAATTTCATGTTCCCTGTCAGCCAGTTAGTCAAGATGTATCATGTACAGGCCATGCCTTATTTGTATGTATTGCagcttcatttgaaaaatgactttGTATGATTTGATTACATGTATGTTTAAACTTCACTTAGTACATGCTGTCACCGAGATCCACAGCACATACTTGAAAGGAATCTGCAGCGTTTCCAGACAATACTTCCACTTACAGTTGCCTCAAGTCATATGTAACACTGTATATTTAAAAGCTGCTAGTAAAACAGTCCCAAGCACCAAGGTTACAAGCATCCGTTGTTTCTCCCAAAGAGGGCTAGGGAATAAATTAGCCGTGTGGCTCCATTTGCCAAAGTTACAGGCTGAATTTACTGATTGCTCCAAAGGTCTGAAAAACACATCACTCACTCCAGTGGGTAAAGAAAGACTCACTCACAGGTGAAACAAGGGAGATGTTTGCTTGATCACTTACCCAAACAAAGGGGATACCCTagggtttgggggattttgttgtttttccttcctagtAAATCTGACTAAATTAAATGTAGGATTAAGAGTGTGGGGGTAAGACTTCAGTGTGCTTGCAGCGTTCATGCATACTGTTCACATGCTTCATggatgttgtttttaatttttccttctgttcaggGAAACCCTAGAAGTCCTCTGGGTGAATGGTGAAGGGGTCACCAGTCGGTGCCCCTCAGTCTCCTCAGGGGCTGGGATCTCTTAAGGCAGTTTCAAGCACCCACATGCATGGCCATTGCCAGGAGAGCACCTACTTTGCTTTCCTCCATGCTGCAGTCTGTGCGGAGCGACCCAAGGACAGCACTAAGAGTGAAACGTCATTTTGCACTGGGCCAGGCTCTGTGAGATGTGGCGTGGGTTTGGTTTGGTCACTGTTTTCTCTGTACGACTGGGGAGCCCTGCAGGTTTTTTCCTAACCTGGTCTGATGGTGAGATCCAGATATATTGCCACGAAGAGTAAATATTCACCTGCAGAATCATCTTTGTGTGTGGTGGGATTCGTGCTTCTCACGGAAGTGCTGATGGTCTTTATGCCCAGACTTCTGCCCACCATGAGCAGAGCCCTGCCCCCAACCTTCATAGTACTTAGATATTCACGGCTCTTGCTggatttctgtttatttctttaccAGGATGCAGCAACCCTGGAGTAGCTTTCAGTGTTCCCCTGTCTCTGCTCCATTCCCCCAAATAAAGACGTTATAAATGAGGTCctctctgccctctgctcctgccatgCCTCGCTCCTCTGTGGAGGGAATGTGGGGGGGCCAATGCCATGGGACcacttcctgcagcagcccccgcAAGAGGCAGGCCAAGgcctggagcagagctgtgctgctgcccaagTGGGGCAGGTGCACTCTGCTGGACTGCTGGCATGACATTCCCCCACAGTTCCTCCATTACAGGCTCCCCTTAGCTCAGCAGCCCCCTGTAACCCAGGTCAGGTGTTCTGGAGGAAAGGGAGGGTCTCCCATGTGCTGGGGACAAGCCACGGAGCATGGGGCTGTGTCACTCTGGGTTGCCTCCGCTGGtgtgcagccccccagcaggcCAGCCTCTCCCACCCAGCAGATCCCCAGATGGGCTTCAGCTGGTGATGTGTGGGTAAGGGGCAGTCACCTGGATCTCATCTGAAAGGAATTGGAAAGGCAAGTTCATGTGCAGTGCAAATTCTGCCTGCATAAAGGGATCCCTGTAGCCATCAGAAGTAAGCTAGGCAGCCATGGGTTGGGTTGGGGCAATAGACGCTGATCGCTGCAGCCCAGAGGAGTGTTGGAAGAGCTAACACAGCCGTACCTGCACATCGTGTTTTTGCATCTCTGCCCAAGGAGCTTAACAAGTTGCTGTGAGCCTGCTGAACGCGGCTGGGCTGGAGGGTGGTGAAAGCGGGTGCATGTGCGTATGTTCTGGTTCGTTTTGCCATTCCTCCTGTTGTTCGGTTTCGCGATGGgttttaaacaaacacttttttgcTGGCGGAGCTGGTGGGACAGCGGGTgcgaggggctgcggggtggtGGGTGCGGGCATCCCGGCACCGTGGCTCCGGTGGCTGAAGGGCAAGCTCCCTCCAGAGGGAAGAGCTGTGCATCGCACGGTTTAGACGGGGAACACCTGGAAAACGAGCCCTTAAGAAAACATCTGCCTAAACTTGCAAATGGACagccagagagaaaaatgtcgatttgttttggaaagccaGGGTTCTATCCTTAAAGGACACAGGCAGGAATAAGGAAGTGTTGTAATCTGTGGGTTAGAATGGGAGGCTAATCAGCCAGCAATAATTCAGCTGTTGCTATTAGCCCATGTTAAGTCCAGCCAGCATAGTGTACAAACTAGTATGTATGTAATGCTTATCtaaacacatacattttttcctcaattatTTCAATTCAGTTGATTGGAAAGATATTTAATTTACAAGAGTGTTTCACACTAGATAAAAGCAACCATACCCACAGTTTTCTATTAATGGCCTTTATCATAAACAGTGCGTGCTTATAAAATGTGTTCTCAATTAAAGCAACAGACACCCATTGTCTGTGAGAAGGACTAGTTAGTGTAGCAGAGGTTTGCTAATCTCCAGGCACATTATTCCATACTTTGTTTTTTGTCCAATGCAAAAAGCAAGAGCTGGTTTTGAAGGTATACATCAACGAAAAATGTGGACATGTCCCATATTCACTATACATGTACATGTGAAttcctgcttttcagaagtCCATCTCCCTTCAGGAAATCTATGCAAAGTCCTATATGTGTTGCATATgctagaaaaatgcatttactctCCCCCATTAATGGAAATGACCTATTGTAAATTTACCAAAGATACTATAGTTTTATAAATTGGCCACATATGTCTgtgtaatatatttattatatcaCATTTCatagcatttctgttttataaaattcGGCCTTGAGTATGTCACATATGTTTTGCATATATGTGCAATAGTCGGCCAAGTATATCCGAGTAAAGTATGATAAATGTGTTCTTTCCATAtgggaaattaaatgtttttccagatttaaaaaaaaaaaaagtttatgaagAGCAGCctatacaaaataattacaataaatCACTTCTATTTAGGTCGAAATTATAAATTTGAACTTGCAACAAAGTGATTAAGAACAAAAGCCAGATAAGTCACATTTAGGACTTAATTCAGTAAGGATACCGAGCAGTGCAATGGTAAAGGGACCGTATGCATTTTCTGGAGTACTTGCTCTACGGTGTAAAACCGCTGATGCCTGTATAGCAACTCCCAGCTGATGCTCCAGGGGGATGCTGTAGCTGGTAAAGGCCAGCCTCTCATCACCTCCTTGAGAGGATGAATGTTTCGTGGGGTTTACCTCCCTGAGAAGTCAAGTGCCCCTGTACGGCTGTTCCAGCGTGAGTTGTAGTTACAGCGCTGTGCAACTCCTGTAGGAGCTGCTCGTCGTGGTCGTTGGGTGCTGTGGGAGAAAGGGGTATGCTTTACTGCAGCCAGCTATGCACTCACTAAGGCAGTTCTGTCAGCTCAGGAGGGCAGCACGCTGCTGATGCTGTCATCGTGCCCTGTGCCTGCCAAACAGGCAGTTGCACAAGTGCCCTGGTACTCGGGCTGAAGTCCACGGGCTGTGTCTGTAAATTgcaaaaggaagttaaaaacagaataaacaacATGTAAAACTTACTGAAG is a genomic window containing:
- the TBX1 gene encoding T-box transcription factor TBX1 isoform X1, giving the protein MDENSPLSPKANAFSIASLISVAAAAERAGKGALEERRGGRSAPAGPASRPPKMHFSTVTRDMEAISSPWLTQLSHFCDVAAFTANSLSSLNASGGYHLSPSPGDPYGQHEPPHYEPCTAQQHPHPPPQPQHGYPFGGAAAAGANPPPPGPEPPEGAGGAAAGPAAVSGCSAGAAAAAKAPVKKNPKVANVSVQLEMKALWDEFNQLGTEMIVTKAGRRMFPTFQVKIFGMDPMADYMLLMDFVPVDDKRYRYAFHSSSWLVAGKADPATPGRVHYHPDSPAKGAQWMKQIVSFDKLKLTNNLLDDNGHIILNSMHRYQPRFHVVYVDPRKDSEKYAEENFKTFVFEETRFTAVTAYQNHRITQLKIASNPFAKGFRDCDPEDWPRNHRPGALPLMSAFARSRNPVSSPAHQNGTEKDAADARRDYEREAAAGAPLHAEAAHQQLLARVLSPALPGGGAAGGGGGGGSLVPLGGGGGRPSPPHHDVRLEPGEALQQHPYKYPPAAYEHYLGAKSRPAPYPLPAIRGHGYPHPHHPHHHHHHPVSAANVYPPPAGPAAYDYGPR
- the TBX1 gene encoding T-box transcription factor TBX1 isoform X2 — protein: MHFSTVTRDMEAISSPWLTQLSHFCDVAAFTANSLSSLNASGGYHLSPSPGDPYGQHEPPHYEPCTAQQHPHPPPQPQHGYPFGGAAAAGANPPPPGPEPPEGAGGAAAGPAAVSGCSAGAAAAAKAPVKKNPKVANVSVQLEMKALWDEFNQLGTEMIVTKAGRRMFPTFQVKIFGMDPMADYMLLMDFVPVDDKRYRYAFHSSSWLVAGKADPATPGRVHYHPDSPAKGAQWMKQIVSFDKLKLTNNLLDDNGHIILNSMHRYQPRFHVVYVDPRKDSEKYAEENFKTFVFEETRFTAVTAYQNHRITQLKIASNPFAKGFRDCDPEDWPRNHRPGALPLMSAFARSRNPVSSPAHQNGTEKANYTTGPELWPLLFLPEVSN